One Chryseobacterium indoltheticum DNA segment encodes these proteins:
- a CDS encoding helix-turn-helix domain-containing protein → MIYTTLLNIAIFQGIVLGLVILKSSLFTSHSNKYLAYLLFTLSIKLLTHVFEIQQVFTSYPLLRFVDNIEWVFLIPAFLFLFIKNKTDHTGKSKLKDYWCFIPFVYSAILNIINDLDHIAGIYNFPDAGLAIINALGLFHLVLAVTFIPFLPLYSYFMIRHLKDSQEKKWIFTLLTIVSLLLFAWLITALAGLLLNYDISSTMSAVALFATFIIHWTAYIGIYKYKLAKNKEAIYNFLNQDSAILYPNLQTVQKNGNDTPHEHKESITADNLYFQKLEFLCKDQHIYTDSTLNREKVAEKLGISAGYVSQIVNTVTGDNFAHYINQYRVEAVKEMMSDPEYAHYTLLTMGLESGFTSKTTFYNAFKKVTGKTPNA, encoded by the coding sequence TTGATTTATACAACGCTTTTAAATATTGCTATTTTCCAGGGAATAGTATTGGGATTAGTGATTTTGAAGTCCTCCCTGTTCACTAGTCATTCAAACAAATATTTAGCCTACTTACTGTTTACGCTTTCAATTAAATTACTGACTCATGTTTTTGAGATTCAGCAGGTATTTACTTCTTATCCTCTTCTGCGTTTTGTAGACAACATCGAATGGGTATTTCTGATACCAGCTTTCCTATTCCTCTTTATTAAAAACAAAACAGATCATACCGGAAAAAGCAAACTAAAAGATTACTGGTGTTTTATTCCATTTGTCTATTCCGCTATCCTTAATATTATAAACGATCTTGATCATATTGCCGGGATTTATAATTTCCCAGATGCAGGTCTCGCTATAATTAATGCACTTGGGTTGTTTCATCTTGTTTTAGCCGTTACATTCATTCCGTTCCTGCCGCTTTACTCTTATTTTATGATAAGACATCTCAAAGATTCTCAGGAAAAAAAATGGATATTTACCTTATTAACAATTGTTTCTTTATTATTATTTGCCTGGCTCATTACCGCCCTAGCCGGATTACTTCTTAACTATGATATTTCTTCTACAATGAGTGCTGTGGCTTTATTTGCAACATTTATTATTCATTGGACAGCATATATCGGCATTTACAAATATAAACTAGCAAAAAACAAAGAGGCCATCTACAATTTTCTAAATCAAGATTCAGCTATTTTGTATCCTAATCTGCAAACTGTACAAAAAAATGGTAATGACACACCACATGAACATAAGGAATCTATCACAGCAGATAACCTTTATTTTCAAAAATTAGAATTTCTTTGTAAAGATCAGCACATTTATACCGACAGTACATTAAACAGAGAAAAAGTAGCTGAAAAATTAGGCATAAGCGCAGGATATGTTTCACAAATTGTAAATACGGTAACAGGAGACAATTTTGCGCATTATATCAATCAATATCGTGTGGAAGCTGTTAAGGAAATGATGTCGGATCCGGAATATGCACATTATACTTTGCTCACAATGGGCCTAGAATCTGGTTTTACCTCAAAAACAACTTTTTACAATGCCTTTAAAAAAGTAACCGGTAAGACACCCAATGCATAA
- a CDS encoding pyocin knob domain-containing protein, with product MDVKYSYYNTSKGYRVTGGTAAHFLKADGSLDNTSYIPANTEINMGDKNLNFTSGSLSKFENSSRVFNKVYQRSSNANQVGILSFKFPQASTSATMFDVTLKIYGWQNRILGNIRIGFYKITGVAVNGSHKAIIECSDNFPTNIINVGIDAAGMVCINIGEATTVWNTYLNVEVERVVSFHSGANFDWSKGWLQTIETDVSSYISIANVATEVVASRSWTDANNIGSIPKAPTALSDNSLNTITTPGFYNQTADANATIARNYPIANAGSLNVYRTTINGVIQEYTTYNNNITYKRNYNGSSWGVWKTMLNSVDLGSSAITSNTNQTGLTGDKTTSGNWIFNGTGANSLTVLRPGSTINNSIALGFDTPSMYMGLADADTFAVGTNANLVLSNRTFWVDNIGNASLKGNLNFNSELILQRNNVTRFRTSGTDTVISSEGTNIYLRPKGDSSNVNQIIFNNNTSQYTDNHNILLGTQTSVGSSVFHTGVAGALSGYGAWMGHNLQWDGTNFIQPRGNLHSWGFTANNHKGFSFNFGLSTGTNGGIVSLTEVLKIDNSGLITTLNHGNSSQWNTAFNWGNHANAGYATTAQLGLYIPLSQRGAANGVATLDAAGLIPTTQLPSYVDDVIEGASLAVINALPANEKQTGKIYVTTDTNKSYRWSGSVFVEISSGAVQSVNGQTGVVNLTYSDVGASAVNHTHTIAQVTGLQSALDGKVDDSQVLTNVPAGAVFTDTIYTLPTATSTNKGGVEIFSDTVQTVASNTVTAAASRTYGIQLNSAGQAVVNVPWVDTNTAYTAGNGLTLTGTAFSLPITVSGSGNYITDVAQNANGITVTKGNLPSYSLTVATSTSLGGIRLFSDVANNMAPNSVTEIKGRSYAVQLNNNNQAVVNVPWTDSNTIYTSSNGIVLSGTNFTPTYGTTVNTIAQGNDSRINNGETAFGWGNHANAGYLPYSALSNYYTKNESLNLFVKSSGVETISDTKTFTHSPVIPNGTLGAHAVNKSQIELITSSESEGGQQLYISGNNSVNLTNYFVTSRDGSRNPDDITPNSTPRRVRFDFANSTSAGLGGSGNYAGIMTFAPWDGTTASTGDSSYQLAFANQSGSNGAGAPMLKLRKGIDDKWGKWTKFWTDADFTNLNIQQWNYASQYGLKLNEEFSINTGSRLMLADGFYGNESGMMDHTFERFVSGKQNEYYKYGSRYGNFDGLNFNVDTQLFGMGREANKDDKLTVEGSVKASKNFKSEDENPDTLFIPNGNLATLRDEIVNDQSDYAIRLDPHEYNIDPSGVLAVDDRNRLIHIIGEQVKMTVDFKRVYPKQQIVIYNFDQSGGTMAVKIQGKLIATLSARCFLRLYVTKSQRVIAERQQPCDFVW from the coding sequence ATGGATGTTAAATACTCATATTATAACACCTCCAAAGGTTATAGAGTGACGGGCGGTACTGCCGCCCACTTTTTAAAGGCGGATGGTAGTTTAGATAATACTTCATATATTCCTGCGAATACAGAAATTAATATGGGGGATAAAAACCTCAATTTTACTTCCGGAAGCCTTTCAAAATTTGAAAATAGCTCACGGGTTTTCAATAAAGTTTACCAAAGATCTAGTAATGCCAATCAGGTTGGGATTTTGAGCTTTAAGTTTCCACAAGCAAGTACATCTGCAACAATGTTTGATGTAACTTTAAAAATTTATGGTTGGCAAAATAGAATTTTAGGTAATATAAGAATTGGATTCTATAAGATAACCGGCGTAGCGGTTAACGGAAGTCATAAGGCTATTATTGAGTGTTCAGATAATTTCCCTACGAATATAATTAATGTGGGAATTGATGCGGCTGGAATGGTTTGTATCAATATAGGTGAAGCAACAACAGTATGGAATACCTATCTGAATGTTGAAGTTGAAAGGGTAGTATCTTTCCATTCTGGTGCAAATTTTGATTGGTCAAAAGGCTGGTTACAAACCATTGAAACAGACGTTTCTTCTTATATTTCAATTGCTAATGTTGCTACAGAAGTAGTGGCATCCAGAAGTTGGACTGATGCAAACAATATAGGTTCTATTCCAAAAGCCCCAACAGCGTTAAGCGATAATAGTTTAAATACGATCACAACGCCTGGTTTTTATAATCAAACTGCTGATGCTAATGCAACCATAGCAAGAAATTATCCTATTGCTAATGCCGGGTCTTTAAATGTTTATAGAACTACAATCAATGGTGTAATACAAGAATATACTACTTATAACAATAATATAACTTATAAAAGAAATTATAACGGTTCTTCTTGGGGGGTATGGAAAACAATGTTAAACAGTGTTGATCTAGGAAGTTCTGCTATAACATCAAATACAAATCAAACTGGATTAACAGGTGATAAAACAACATCGGGTAATTGGATATTTAATGGAACAGGAGCAAATAGTTTAACAGTATTAAGACCAGGTTCCACTATCAATAATAGTATTGCTTTAGGTTTTGATACACCTTCTATGTATATGGGACTAGCTGATGCTGATACATTTGCAGTAGGAACAAATGCAAATTTAGTTTTATCTAATAGAACTTTTTGGGTCGATAACATAGGCAATGCTTCTTTAAAAGGTAATTTAAATTTTAATAGTGAACTTATTTTGCAAAGAAATAATGTTACGAGATTTAGAACATCAGGAACAGACACTGTAATTTCATCGGAAGGAACTAATATTTATCTTAGACCAAAAGGAGATTCATCGAATGTAAATCAAATAATATTCAATAATAATACTTCTCAATACACTGATAACCATAATATATTATTAGGAACTCAAACGAGCGTAGGATCTTCAGTTTTTCATACGGGTGTGGCTGGTGCATTATCGGGATATGGCGCATGGATGGGACATAATTTACAATGGGATGGAACAAATTTCATTCAACCAAGAGGTAATTTACATTCATGGGGATTTACTGCCAACAATCACAAAGGTTTTTCATTTAATTTTGGACTTAGCACAGGAACTAATGGAGGCATAGTAAGCTTAACTGAGGTTTTGAAAATAGATAATTCAGGTTTGATTACTACTTTAAATCATGGTAACTCTTCTCAATGGAACACTGCATTTAATTGGGGAAATCATGCCAATGCAGGGTATGCCACTACTGCGCAGTTAGGTTTGTATATCCCATTGTCTCAAAGAGGTGCTGCAAATGGTGTAGCTACATTAGATGCTGCTGGATTAATACCGACTACACAATTACCAAGTTATGTAGATGATGTTATAGAAGGTGCAAGTTTAGCAGTAATTAATGCATTACCAGCAAATGAAAAGCAGACCGGTAAAATATATGTCACAACAGATACCAATAAGTCTTACAGATGGAGCGGAAGTGTCTTTGTGGAAATTTCATCAGGGGCAGTTCAAAGTGTAAATGGTCAAACAGGTGTTGTTAATTTAACATATTCAGATGTTGGTGCATCAGCAGTGAACCATACCCATACAATTGCTCAGGTCACAGGATTACAAAGTGCATTAGATGGTAAAGTAGACGATTCTCAGGTTTTGACAAATGTACCGGCAGGTGCAGTATTTACTGATACTATTTACACTTTACCTACAGCGACAAGTACTAATAAAGGTGGTGTTGAAATATTCAGTGACACTGTACAAACAGTTGCATCGAATACAGTTACAGCTGCAGCAAGCAGAACCTATGGTATTCAGTTAAACTCCGCAGGTCAGGCTGTTGTTAATGTGCCTTGGGTTGATACAAATACAGCTTATACCGCTGGGAATGGATTAACATTAACAGGAACTGCATTTAGTTTACCTATCACAGTATCAGGTTCTGGTAATTATATCACAGATGTTGCTCAAAATGCCAATGGAATTACAGTTACTAAAGGTAATTTACCTTCCTATTCGCTTACAGTAGCAACATCAACTTCACTAGGAGGGATAAGATTATTTTCTGATGTTGCAAATAATATGGCCCCAAATTCAGTTACAGAAATAAAAGGACGTTCTTATGCTGTGCAACTGAATAATAATAATCAAGCTGTAGTAAATGTTCCCTGGACAGATAGTAACACAATCTATACAAGCAGTAATGGTATTGTCTTATCAGGAACCAATTTTACGCCAACATACGGAACAACTGTAAATACTATTGCACAAGGTAACGATTCAAGAATTAATAACGGTGAAACTGCATTTGGTTGGGGAAATCATGCCAATGCAGGATATCTTCCCTATTCTGCATTATCAAATTATTACACTAAAAACGAGTCTTTAAATTTATTTGTAAAAAGCAGTGGTGTTGAGACTATATCAGATACTAAGACATTTACTCATAGCCCTGTTATTCCAAATGGAACCCTCGGTGCACATGCAGTAAATAAAAGCCAAATCGAATTAATCACTAGTTCTGAAAGCGAAGGCGGACAACAATTATATATAAGCGGAAATAATTCTGTAAATCTTACCAATTACTTTGTAACATCAAGAGACGGATCAAGAAATCCAGATGATATAACACCAAACTCTACTCCCCGAAGGGTGAGATTTGATTTTGCTAATTCTACGAGTGCTGGTTTGGGAGGTTCTGGAAATTACGCAGGTATTATGACTTTTGCTCCTTGGGACGGTACAACTGCTTCTACAGGTGATTCTTCTTATCAGTTGGCATTTGCAAATCAAAGTGGTAGCAATGGTGCGGGAGCTCCAATGTTGAAACTTAGAAAAGGAATTGATGATAAATGGGGTAAGTGGACTAAATTCTGGACAGATGCAGATTTTACCAATTTAAATATTCAGCAATGGAATTATGCTTCTCAATATGGATTAAAACTAAATGAAGAATTTTCCATCAATACAGGTTCAAGATTAATGCTTGCAGATGGCTTCTACGGAAATGAATCGGGGATGATGGATCATACTTTTGAAAGATTTGTTTCGGGTAAACAAAATGAATATTATAAATATGGTTCACGTTACGGCAATTTTGATGGGTTAAACTTCAATGTAGATACACAACTCTTCGGAATGGGAAGAGAGGCTAATAAGGATGATAAGTTGACTGTAGAGGGATCTGTAAAGGCAAGTAAAAACTTTAAATCAGAAGATGAAAATCCTGATACCCTATTTATTCCTAATGGTAACTTAGCTACTTTAAGAGATGAAATTGTTAATGATCAATCTGATTATGCCATTAGATTAGATCCACACGAATATAATATAGATCCTTCCGGCGTCCTTGCTGTAGATGATAGAAATAGACTGATCCATATTATTGGCGAACAGGTTAAAATGACTGTTGATTTTAAAAGAGTTTATCCTAAACAACAGATCGTCATTTACAATTTTGATCAATCTGGAGGCACAATGGCGGTTAAAATACAAGGCAAGCTTATAGCTACTCTTAGTGCACGTTGCTTTCTTAGATTGTATGTAACGAAATCACAAAGAGTAATTGCTGAAAGACAACAACCATGTGACTTTGTTTGGTAG
- a CDS encoding autotransporter outer membrane beta-barrel domain-containing protein, with translation MDIKYAYYRSSVGYKIEGKTDNDILTAGGSTRPINSFWHDGNLNPLDYVPKTRTLTINGTAYDLSANRVITTPDTITRLKGGASGTLVSGDVTLAAGANMTINQTGSTITLVSTDTTYSAGNGLTLSGTSFSLPVTTSGTGNVVTGITQTANGITVSLGSMPTAADLANYVPLSQKGAANGVASLDASGLVPASQLPSYVDDVLEGYYKTADGKFYKEAAYTNLIAGETGKIYVSLDTNKTYRWTGTTFVYITSGAVDSVNGLTGVVVLNKSHVGLSNVDNTADAAKSVLSASKWTAARTITLSGVTSTAQTIDGSGNVAIPVTAVPATLLTGTAAINTTGSAAKLTTARTISASGDATWATTFDGSANVTSALTLAATGVAAGTYDEVTVDAKGRVVAGSNIVRSYTTAISGTSSIAHNLGTRNVDVDMYDTVTFYKIEGRIKLTDPNKIDVEFDSALPNTVSITVTRKDI, from the coding sequence ATGGACATTAAATACGCTTATTACAGAAGCTCTGTAGGTTACAAAATTGAAGGTAAAACAGACAATGATATTTTAACCGCTGGAGGTAGCACAAGACCGATCAATTCTTTTTGGCATGATGGAAATTTGAACCCATTAGATTATGTGCCAAAAACAAGAACGTTAACAATCAATGGGACAGCCTATGATTTATCAGCAAACAGAGTAATTACAACGCCAGACACGATTACCCGTCTGAAAGGGGGTGCATCTGGAACTCTAGTCTCTGGGGATGTGACCCTTGCAGCAGGAGCTAATATGACGATCAACCAAACCGGAAGCACAATTACATTAGTTTCTACAGATACAACGTATAGTGCAGGTAATGGTTTGACATTGTCTGGTACTTCATTTTCACTACCGGTTACTACGTCAGGTACAGGGAATGTGGTTACAGGAATTACTCAGACCGCCAACGGAATTACGGTATCTCTAGGTTCTATGCCTACTGCGGCAGATTTGGCTAATTATGTTCCTTTATCACAAAAAGGCGCAGCGAATGGGGTTGCTTCATTGGATGCATCAGGCTTGGTTCCTGCATCTCAATTGCCATCGTATGTGGATGATGTTTTGGAAGGATATTATAAAACGGCTGATGGAAAATTCTACAAAGAAGCAGCATATACCAACCTCATCGCAGGAGAAACGGGTAAGATATATGTATCTCTTGATACCAACAAAACCTATAGATGGACGGGTACAACATTTGTCTATATCACCTCCGGAGCTGTAGATTCTGTCAATGGATTAACGGGAGTTGTGGTTTTAAATAAATCTCATGTTGGCTTAAGTAATGTTGATAACACGGCAGATGCAGCGAAAAGTGTTCTTTCCGCTTCAAAATGGACGGCAGCACGAACGATTACGCTTTCCGGAGTTACCTCAACAGCACAGACGATTGACGGTTCAGGAAACGTTGCAATTCCTGTTACTGCTGTTCCTGCAACATTATTGACGGGGACTGCAGCAATCAATACCACAGGGTCAGCTGCAAAATTGACAACAGCGAGAACAATTTCTGCTTCAGGTGACGCTACATGGGCCACAACCTTTGATGGTTCTGCAAATGTTACTTCAGCGTTGACATTAGCTGCAACAGGAGTAGCGGCCGGAACTTATGATGAAGTTACAGTAGATGCTAAAGGTAGAGTCGTTGCAGGTAGTAATATTGTAAGATCATACACTACTGCTATTTCCGGTACTTCAAGTATAGCACACAACTTAGGGACTAGAAACGTAGATGTTGACATGTACGATACTGTAACATTTTACAAAATCGAAGGCAGAATAAAACTTACCGATCCGAATAAAATAGATGTAGAATTTGATTCTGCTTTACCTAATACTGTATCTATAACAGTAACCCGTAAAGATATTTAA
- a CDS encoding lysozyme, with translation MKTSKKGINLILSFEGFSSKPYLDSAGIPTIGYGNTYYPGGKKVTLKDPSISKEKGVELFSSVLPTYEKIVSNKIKVALTQNQFDALVSHTYNTGGSDTLFSLINKKANSETIKDWFISRYTTAGGKTLNGLIRRRKAEADLFFSK, from the coding sequence ATGAAAACATCAAAAAAAGGAATAAACCTGATTTTATCATTTGAAGGATTCAGTTCAAAACCTTATTTGGATTCAGCAGGAATCCCGACAATCGGCTACGGAAATACCTATTATCCGGGCGGGAAAAAAGTAACCCTGAAAGATCCTTCAATTAGTAAAGAAAAAGGAGTAGAATTATTTTCATCTGTTTTACCGACGTATGAAAAAATAGTCAGCAATAAAATTAAAGTCGCTCTTACACAAAATCAATTTGATGCTCTTGTCTCGCATACTTACAACACAGGAGGATCTGATACTCTGTTTTCACTGATCAATAAAAAAGCAAATTCAGAAACTATCAAAGATTGGTTTATCTCAAGATATACGACCGCCGGAGGAAAAACTTTAAACGGTTTAATCAGGCGTAGAAAAGCTGAAGCAGACTTATTTTTTTCGAAATAA